From one Esox lucius isolate fEsoLuc1 chromosome 11, fEsoLuc1.pri, whole genome shotgun sequence genomic stretch:
- the LOC105031634 gene encoding uncharacterized protein LOC105031634 isoform X2 — MDSEQESSDGFLYLDARPQIEMFHLERQRKHRFNEEELDILLREVQARQPGPGYKRVAQAAWEDIATKVSSSSSGYLRTGIQCKKRYSDLMRRQPNNIKRIRRVKPNRVTKQTLRHPPGEHHDVTVKTEGFKTEFVDTELNGEGPIGPLGEFQNEVGSRFPGVALDSPRNTYLVDGEQTLDTAVWSEANGVLPPITAPTHWPLHQTNLQPRVNIVRLNLEPCSQVHTPPFTRGIRIPKFGGAQGPHADTFPVTVQPRDNAPFYENVPHLVPQSQKETVPQGNQSQANISQVNQSKAYLPQSNQPQAYVQPQVNQATVHIPQIDVQPHIHVQSPPHDLTALVQLHHRGYNMLQRELVSMRSSMETVLQPLLSSISTNLERLVNAVEHLSGVQSKPQTNGGVRDRDSSPNDLHGLRSQSI; from the exons ATGGATTCCGAGCAGGAGAGCAGCGATGGTTTTTTATATTTGGATGCAAGGCCACAGATTGAGATGTTTCACCTGGAAAGACAACGAAAGCATCGTTTTAATGAAGAAGAACTTGATATACTGTTGCGCGAAGTGCAAGCTCGACAACCTGGCCCTGGCTACAAGAGAGTAGCGCAGGCCGCATGGGAAGATATTGCGACAAAGGTGAGCTCTTCGTCTTCTGGATACCTAAGAACTGGGATACAATGTAAAAAGCGATACAGTGATCTAATGCGCAGGCAACCCAATAATATCAAGAGGATTCGGAGGGTTAAGCCGAACAGAGTAACTAAACAGACACTTCGCCATCCACCAGGAGAGCATCATGATGTCACGGTGAAAACAGAAGGCTTTAAAACTGAGTTTGTGGATACCGAGTTGAACGGTGAAGGACCCATTGGCCCGTTAGGAG AGTTTCAGAATGAAGTTGGTTCCAGATTCCCGGGAGTAGCGCTGGACAGTCCCCGAAATACCTACCTAGTAGATGGTGAACAGACTCTGGACACTGCTGTTTGGTCTGAGGCTAATGGAGTCCTTCCTCCCATAACTGCCCCTACCCACTGGCCTTTACACCAAACCAACCTTCAGCCTCGGGTGAACATAGTCAGATTGAACCTTGAACCCTGTTCCCAGGTCCACACACCACCATTTACGAGAGGCATCCGCATCCCTAAGTTTGGGGGTGCCCAAGGACCCCATGCCGATACAttcccagtcactgtccaaccacGAGATAACGCTCCATTTTACGAAAATGTGCCACACTTGGTGCCCCAGTCACAGAAGGAAACAGTACCCCAAGGCAACCAATCACAGGCCAATATTTCCCAAGTCAACCAATCAAAGGCCTATCTACCTCAATCTAACCAGCCACAAGCATATGTGCAGCCTCAAGTAAACCAAGCTACGGTCCACATCCCTCAGATTGATGTACAGCCACACATCCATGTTCAGTCTCCACCACATGACCTGACCGCACTGGTCCAGCTCCATCACCGAGGTTACAACATGTTACAGAGGGAGCTGGTCAGTATGAGGAGCAGCATGGAGACAGTGTTGCAGCCCCTGCTGTCATCTATCAGTACCAACCTGGAGAGACTGGTTAACGCTGTTGAACACCTTTCTGGGGTTCAGAGCAAACCACAGACCAATGGGGGTGTCCGTGATCGCGATTCTTCCCCAAATGACCTTCATGGGTTACGTTCACAGTCTATCTGA
- the zgc:193811 gene encoding uncharacterized protein zgc:193811 isoform X4: MRACFCAQVSATDAPLQQFTVSMTMGVSLPPLLQRSTLVSTSGHFSVTSHSEHDRKPQTGPLANPQHPKASPLWNTHFLNALAQRRRNCGTVHLLSRPISEMQDSYRGQTAPQGPMVDHYSTLRLDPDQALTVTADPCVSTAHADYRIYSRSEIAPPSGQEAPTSNLSLTKSSTHNRLPAHKAPPTVSCHPRLPRPTVPLPYTGKHSLYRESFQVPSPHPAPSASIPGPARAGFGGGGAQRGLLRDILEVPKMYLTENQAYGGNRTVLV, encoded by the exons ATGCGTGCTTGTTTTTGCGCTCAAGTTTCAGCCACAGACGCGCCACTTCAACAGTTCACGGTCTCCATGACGATG ggtgtgtCTCTGCCCCCTCTGCTCCAGCGTTCTACCCTGGTGTCCACCAGTGGTCATTTCTCTGTGACGTCGCACTCCGAACACGACAGGAAGCCTCAGACAGGGCCTCTGGCCAACCCACAGCATCCCAAGGCCTCTCCACTCTGGAACACACACTTCCTCAATGCGCTGGCACAAAGG CGCAGGAACTGTGGGACGGTGCATTTACTCTCTCGGCCAATCAGTGAGATGCAGGACAGCTACAGGGGCCAGACTGCTCCACAGGGCCCCATGGTGGACCACTACAGCACCCTCCGG CTTGATCCAGACcaggccctgactgtgacaGCAGATCCGTGTGTCAGCACAGCTCATGCAGACTACAGGATATATAGCAG GTCAGAGATTGCCCCTCCCTCTGGTCAGGAAGCCCCTACCTCCAACCTCAGCCTGACCAAGAGCTCCACCCACAACCGGCTGCCAGCCCACAAAGCCCCTCCCACCGTGTCCTGCCATCCTCGTCTGCCCCGTCCCACAGTGCCCCTCCCCTACACAGGGAAACACAGCCTGTACAGGGAGAGCTTCCAGGTACCCTCCCCTCACCCTGCTCCCTCTGCATCTATACCTGGACCAGCCAGGGCTGGGTTTGGAGGGGGAGGAGCCCAGAGAGGGCTTCTCAGAGACATCCTCGAGgtccccaaaatgtatttaacagaGAATCAGGCCTACGGGGGAAACCGGACTGTGCTGGTCTGA
- the zgc:193811 gene encoding uncharacterized protein zgc:193811 isoform X2 produces MRACFCAQVSATDAPLQQFTVSMTMGHRREQGLTSTGVGHAYVRNLPFYVKIHKRSTLVSTSGHFSVTSHSEHDRKPQTGPLANPQHPKASPLWNTHFLNALAQRRRNCGTVHLLSRPISEMQDSYRGQTAPQGPMVDHYSTLRLDPDQALTVTADPCVSTAHADYRIYSRSEIAPPSGQEAPTSNLSLTKSSTHNRLPAHKAPPTVSCHPRLPRPTVPLPYTGKHSLYRESFQVPSPHPAPSASIPGPARAGFGGGGAQRGLLRDILEVPKMYLTENQAYGGNRTVLV; encoded by the exons ATGCGTGCTTGTTTTTGCGCTCAAGTTTCAGCCACAGACGCGCCACTTCAACAGTTCACGGTCTCCATGACGATG GGACACAGGCGGGAGCAAGGACTAACAAGCACAGGTGTCGGACATGCGTACGTGCGGAACTTGCCTTTTTATGTCAAGATTCACAAG CGTTCTACCCTGGTGTCCACCAGTGGTCATTTCTCTGTGACGTCGCACTCCGAACACGACAGGAAGCCTCAGACAGGGCCTCTGGCCAACCCACAGCATCCCAAGGCCTCTCCACTCTGGAACACACACTTCCTCAATGCGCTGGCACAAAGG CGCAGGAACTGTGGGACGGTGCATTTACTCTCTCGGCCAATCAGTGAGATGCAGGACAGCTACAGGGGCCAGACTGCTCCACAGGGCCCCATGGTGGACCACTACAGCACCCTCCGG CTTGATCCAGACcaggccctgactgtgacaGCAGATCCGTGTGTCAGCACAGCTCATGCAGACTACAGGATATATAGCAG GTCAGAGATTGCCCCTCCCTCTGGTCAGGAAGCCCCTACCTCCAACCTCAGCCTGACCAAGAGCTCCACCCACAACCGGCTGCCAGCCCACAAAGCCCCTCCCACCGTGTCCTGCCATCCTCGTCTGCCCCGTCCCACAGTGCCCCTCCCCTACACAGGGAAACACAGCCTGTACAGGGAGAGCTTCCAGGTACCCTCCCCTCACCCTGCTCCCTCTGCATCTATACCTGGACCAGCCAGGGCTGGGTTTGGAGGGGGAGGAGCCCAGAGAGGGCTTCTCAGAGACATCCTCGAGgtccccaaaatgtatttaacagaGAATCAGGCCTACGGGGGAAACCGGACTGTGCTGGTCTGA
- the LOC105031634 gene encoding uncharacterized protein LOC105031634 isoform X3 produces the protein MGRYCDKGEHHDVTVKTEGFKTEFVDTELNGEGPIGPLGGDIYEFQNEVGSRFPGVALDSPRNTYLVDGEQTLDTAVWSEANGVLPPITAPTHWPLHQTNLQPRVNIVRLNLEPCSQVHTPPFTRGIRIPKFGGAQGPHADTFPVTVQPRDNAPFYENVPHLVPQSQKETVPQGNQSQANISQVNQSKAYLPQSNQPQAYVQPQVNQATVHIPQIDVQPHIHVQSPPHDLTALVQLHHRGYNMLQRELVSMRSSMETVLQPLLSSISTNLERLVNAVEHLSGVQSKPQTNGGVRDRDSSPNDLHGLRSQSI, from the exons ATGGGAAGATATTGCGACAAAG GAGAGCATCATGATGTCACGGTGAAAACAGAAGGCTTTAAAACTGAGTTTGTGGATACCGAGTTGAACGGTGAAGGACCCATTGGCCCGTTAGGAGGTGATATTTATG AGTTTCAGAATGAAGTTGGTTCCAGATTCCCGGGAGTAGCGCTGGACAGTCCCCGAAATACCTACCTAGTAGATGGTGAACAGACTCTGGACACTGCTGTTTGGTCTGAGGCTAATGGAGTCCTTCCTCCCATAACTGCCCCTACCCACTGGCCTTTACACCAAACCAACCTTCAGCCTCGGGTGAACATAGTCAGATTGAACCTTGAACCCTGTTCCCAGGTCCACACACCACCATTTACGAGAGGCATCCGCATCCCTAAGTTTGGGGGTGCCCAAGGACCCCATGCCGATACAttcccagtcactgtccaaccacGAGATAACGCTCCATTTTACGAAAATGTGCCACACTTGGTGCCCCAGTCACAGAAGGAAACAGTACCCCAAGGCAACCAATCACAGGCCAATATTTCCCAAGTCAACCAATCAAAGGCCTATCTACCTCAATCTAACCAGCCACAAGCATATGTGCAGCCTCAAGTAAACCAAGCTACGGTCCACATCCCTCAGATTGATGTACAGCCACACATCCATGTTCAGTCTCCACCACATGACCTGACCGCACTGGTCCAGCTCCATCACCGAGGTTACAACATGTTACAGAGGGAGCTGGTCAGTATGAGGAGCAGCATGGAGACAGTGTTGCAGCCCCTGCTGTCATCTATCAGTACCAACCTGGAGAGACTGGTTAACGCTGTTGAACACCTTTCTGGGGTTCAGAGCAAACCACAGACCAATGGGGGTGTCCGTGATCGCGATTCTTCCCCAAATGACCTTCATGGGTTACGTTCACAGTCTATCTGA
- the zgc:193811 gene encoding uncharacterized protein zgc:193811 isoform X3, with amino-acid sequence MGHRREQGLTSTGVGHAYVRNLPFYVKIHKGVSLPPLLQRSTLVSTSGHFSVTSHSEHDRKPQTGPLANPQHPKASPLWNTHFLNALAQRRRNCGTVHLLSRPISEMQDSYRGQTAPQGPMVDHYSTLRLDPDQALTVTADPCVSTAHADYRIYSRSEIAPPSGQEAPTSNLSLTKSSTHNRLPAHKAPPTVSCHPRLPRPTVPLPYTGKHSLYRESFQVPSPHPAPSASIPGPARAGFGGGGAQRGLLRDILEVPKMYLTENQAYGGNRTVLV; translated from the exons ATG GGACACAGGCGGGAGCAAGGACTAACAAGCACAGGTGTCGGACATGCGTACGTGCGGAACTTGCCTTTTTATGTCAAGATTCACAAG ggtgtgtCTCTGCCCCCTCTGCTCCAGCGTTCTACCCTGGTGTCCACCAGTGGTCATTTCTCTGTGACGTCGCACTCCGAACACGACAGGAAGCCTCAGACAGGGCCTCTGGCCAACCCACAGCATCCCAAGGCCTCTCCACTCTGGAACACACACTTCCTCAATGCGCTGGCACAAAGG CGCAGGAACTGTGGGACGGTGCATTTACTCTCTCGGCCAATCAGTGAGATGCAGGACAGCTACAGGGGCCAGACTGCTCCACAGGGCCCCATGGTGGACCACTACAGCACCCTCCGG CTTGATCCAGACcaggccctgactgtgacaGCAGATCCGTGTGTCAGCACAGCTCATGCAGACTACAGGATATATAGCAG GTCAGAGATTGCCCCTCCCTCTGGTCAGGAAGCCCCTACCTCCAACCTCAGCCTGACCAAGAGCTCCACCCACAACCGGCTGCCAGCCCACAAAGCCCCTCCCACCGTGTCCTGCCATCCTCGTCTGCCCCGTCCCACAGTGCCCCTCCCCTACACAGGGAAACACAGCCTGTACAGGGAGAGCTTCCAGGTACCCTCCCCTCACCCTGCTCCCTCTGCATCTATACCTGGACCAGCCAGGGCTGGGTTTGGAGGGGGAGGAGCCCAGAGAGGGCTTCTCAGAGACATCCTCGAGgtccccaaaatgtatttaacagaGAATCAGGCCTACGGGGGAAACCGGACTGTGCTGGTCTGA
- the soul5 gene encoding heme-binding protein soul5 precursor (The RefSeq protein has 2 substitutions compared to this genomic sequence), whose translation MVYFAGLIGLLLFLTAEARIGNSSESPFCTETEECLLYDLLCQTDDYEVRHYDAAKWVTTDEESYVFDKATYTAFMRLSKYINGSNNDGVKIDMTAPVIIKVQEKKRIWQSAIYTLSFLLPSAYQNDPPQPTDNKVYFTDLPDMKVYARTYGGYMVSLTTAYNSMQLKKQLDRAQASYNTEYYYAVGYDSPMKIMNRHNEVWYIAEGEPVCPSSP comes from the exons AT GGTCTATTTTGCAGGTTTGATTGGGTTGCTGCTCTTTTTGACCGCTGAAGCCAGAATTGG GAATTCCTCTGAGTCTCCCTTCTGTACGGAGACAAAGGAATGTTTGCTCTATGATCTGCTGTGTCAGACAGACGATTATGAG GTGCGCCACTATGATGCAGCCAAATGGGTGACAACAGATGAGGAATCCTACGTTTTTGATAAGGCCACATACACTGCCTTTATGAGACTCTTCAAATACATCAACGGATCCAACAAcgatg GCGTCAAAATTGATATGACTGCTCCAGTGATAATTAAAGTCCAGGAGAAAAAGAGGATATGGCAGTCAGCTATCTACACGCTCAGCTTCCTGCTGCCCTCTGCCTACCAGAACGATCCTCCTCAACCTACTGACAACAAG GTGTACTTTACAGACCTCCCTGACATGAAAGTATACGCGAGGACATACGGAGGATATATGGTGTCTTTGACAACCGCTTACAATTCCATGCAGCTGAAGAAGCAGCTGGACCGAGCCCAGGCCTCCTACAACACAGAATATTACTATGCCGTTGGATATGACAG CCCAATGAAGATCATGAACAGGCACAATGAGGTCTGGTACATCGCTGAGGGAGAGCCTGTGTGCCCAAGTTCTCCTTAA
- the zgc:193811 gene encoding uncharacterized protein zgc:193811 isoform X1, with translation MRACFCAQVSATDAPLQQFTVSMTMGHRREQGLTSTGVGHAYVRNLPFYVKIHKGVSLPPLLQRSTLVSTSGHFSVTSHSEHDRKPQTGPLANPQHPKASPLWNTHFLNALAQRRRNCGTVHLLSRPISEMQDSYRGQTAPQGPMVDHYSTLRLDPDQALTVTADPCVSTAHADYRIYSRSEIAPPSGQEAPTSNLSLTKSSTHNRLPAHKAPPTVSCHPRLPRPTVPLPYTGKHSLYRESFQVPSPHPAPSASIPGPARAGFGGGGAQRGLLRDILEVPKMYLTENQAYGGNRTVLV, from the exons ATGCGTGCTTGTTTTTGCGCTCAAGTTTCAGCCACAGACGCGCCACTTCAACAGTTCACGGTCTCCATGACGATG GGACACAGGCGGGAGCAAGGACTAACAAGCACAGGTGTCGGACATGCGTACGTGCGGAACTTGCCTTTTTATGTCAAGATTCACAAG ggtgtgtCTCTGCCCCCTCTGCTCCAGCGTTCTACCCTGGTGTCCACCAGTGGTCATTTCTCTGTGACGTCGCACTCCGAACACGACAGGAAGCCTCAGACAGGGCCTCTGGCCAACCCACAGCATCCCAAGGCCTCTCCACTCTGGAACACACACTTCCTCAATGCGCTGGCACAAAGG CGCAGGAACTGTGGGACGGTGCATTTACTCTCTCGGCCAATCAGTGAGATGCAGGACAGCTACAGGGGCCAGACTGCTCCACAGGGCCCCATGGTGGACCACTACAGCACCCTCCGG CTTGATCCAGACcaggccctgactgtgacaGCAGATCCGTGTGTCAGCACAGCTCATGCAGACTACAGGATATATAGCAG GTCAGAGATTGCCCCTCCCTCTGGTCAGGAAGCCCCTACCTCCAACCTCAGCCTGACCAAGAGCTCCACCCACAACCGGCTGCCAGCCCACAAAGCCCCTCCCACCGTGTCCTGCCATCCTCGTCTGCCCCGTCCCACAGTGCCCCTCCCCTACACAGGGAAACACAGCCTGTACAGGGAGAGCTTCCAGGTACCCTCCCCTCACCCTGCTCCCTCTGCATCTATACCTGGACCAGCCAGGGCTGGGTTTGGAGGGGGAGGAGCCCAGAGAGGGCTTCTCAGAGACATCCTCGAGgtccccaaaatgtatttaacagaGAATCAGGCCTACGGGGGAAACCGGACTGTGCTGGTCTGA
- the LOC105031634 gene encoding uncharacterized protein LOC105031634 isoform X1 has product MDSEQESSDGFLYLDARPQIEMFHLERQRKHRFNEEELDILLREVQARQPGPGYKRVAQAAWEDIATKVSSSSSGYLRTGIQCKKRYSDLMRRQPNNIKRIRRVKPNRVTKQTLRHPPGEHHDVTVKTEGFKTEFVDTELNGEGPIGPLGGDIYEFQNEVGSRFPGVALDSPRNTYLVDGEQTLDTAVWSEANGVLPPITAPTHWPLHQTNLQPRVNIVRLNLEPCSQVHTPPFTRGIRIPKFGGAQGPHADTFPVTVQPRDNAPFYENVPHLVPQSQKETVPQGNQSQANISQVNQSKAYLPQSNQPQAYVQPQVNQATVHIPQIDVQPHIHVQSPPHDLTALVQLHHRGYNMLQRELVSMRSSMETVLQPLLSSISTNLERLVNAVEHLSGVQSKPQTNGGVRDRDSSPNDLHGLRSQSI; this is encoded by the exons ATGGATTCCGAGCAGGAGAGCAGCGATGGTTTTTTATATTTGGATGCAAGGCCACAGATTGAGATGTTTCACCTGGAAAGACAACGAAAGCATCGTTTTAATGAAGAAGAACTTGATATACTGTTGCGCGAAGTGCAAGCTCGACAACCTGGCCCTGGCTACAAGAGAGTAGCGCAGGCCGCATGGGAAGATATTGCGACAAAGGTGAGCTCTTCGTCTTCTGGATACCTAAGAACTGGGATACAATGTAAAAAGCGATACAGTGATCTAATGCGCAGGCAACCCAATAATATCAAGAGGATTCGGAGGGTTAAGCCGAACAGAGTAACTAAACAGACACTTCGCCATCCACCAGGAGAGCATCATGATGTCACGGTGAAAACAGAAGGCTTTAAAACTGAGTTTGTGGATACCGAGTTGAACGGTGAAGGACCCATTGGCCCGTTAGGAGGTGATATTTATG AGTTTCAGAATGAAGTTGGTTCCAGATTCCCGGGAGTAGCGCTGGACAGTCCCCGAAATACCTACCTAGTAGATGGTGAACAGACTCTGGACACTGCTGTTTGGTCTGAGGCTAATGGAGTCCTTCCTCCCATAACTGCCCCTACCCACTGGCCTTTACACCAAACCAACCTTCAGCCTCGGGTGAACATAGTCAGATTGAACCTTGAACCCTGTTCCCAGGTCCACACACCACCATTTACGAGAGGCATCCGCATCCCTAAGTTTGGGGGTGCCCAAGGACCCCATGCCGATACAttcccagtcactgtccaaccacGAGATAACGCTCCATTTTACGAAAATGTGCCACACTTGGTGCCCCAGTCACAGAAGGAAACAGTACCCCAAGGCAACCAATCACAGGCCAATATTTCCCAAGTCAACCAATCAAAGGCCTATCTACCTCAATCTAACCAGCCACAAGCATATGTGCAGCCTCAAGTAAACCAAGCTACGGTCCACATCCCTCAGATTGATGTACAGCCACACATCCATGTTCAGTCTCCACCACATGACCTGACCGCACTGGTCCAGCTCCATCACCGAGGTTACAACATGTTACAGAGGGAGCTGGTCAGTATGAGGAGCAGCATGGAGACAGTGTTGCAGCCCCTGCTGTCATCTATCAGTACCAACCTGGAGAGACTGGTTAACGCTGTTGAACACCTTTCTGGGGTTCAGAGCAAACCACAGACCAATGGGGGTGTCCGTGATCGCGATTCTTCCCCAAATGACCTTCATGGGTTACGTTCACAGTCTATCTGA